The following are encoded in a window of Telmatobacter sp. DSM 110680 genomic DNA:
- the glgX gene encoding glycogen debranching protein GlgX: MNRTLLPGKPYPLGSTAHKKGTNFALFSENATRVDVCFYEADGKEVDCVTLVERTAFVWHGFINGIKPGQLYNYRVHGPWDPEHGMYFNPAKTLVDPYAKAISGDVDWKAPIFAYDLASADPLKIDEQDSAHGVPKSVVIHDPFDWSDDCRPETPLPDSVIYETHVKGFSYRNPDIPENIRGTYAGLAHPSSIAYFKNLGITAVELLPIHHFIDEGNLVDKGLRDYWGYNTLGYFAPMARYSSSGDQGGQVREFKEMVKALHAAGIEVILDVVYNHTCEGNHMGPMLSWKGVDNATYYRLVQDNPQFYMDYTGTGNSLNVRNPQVLKMIMDSLRYWVTHMHVDGFRFDLAATLARELHDVSKLSSFFDTIHQDPTLAEVKLIAEPWDVGEGGYQVGQFPVLWAEWNGKYRDTVRRFWKGDAGQLSDFAYRLTGSSDLYQFDGRKPYASINFITAHDGFTLCDLVSYNEKHNEANGEDNRDGSDNNDSWNMGAEGPTDDPEINKLRERQMRNFLATLLLSQGVPMLTGGDEVARSQMGNNNCYCQDDELTWFDWNLDDRRKRLREFTCRIIQLRLAHPNLHRRKFFQDREVRKRSDGSLVRVEKDAAWFSPDGNEVSDEAWNAEWSRAIALLLNGRTLQVSDEEGKPIIDDSFLMLVNAADQGVEFTLPESPSGKGWRQVVDTENIDDPFSDASVDGSVIVGGRTLKLLSDGATRQIAASKN, encoded by the coding sequence ATGAACAGAACGTTGCTTCCCGGAAAGCCCTATCCTTTAGGATCAACCGCACACAAAAAAGGCACAAACTTCGCACTCTTCTCAGAGAACGCCACGCGCGTTGACGTGTGCTTCTACGAAGCGGATGGCAAAGAAGTGGATTGCGTCACGCTGGTTGAGAGAACTGCGTTTGTGTGGCATGGATTTATCAACGGCATCAAGCCGGGCCAGCTTTATAACTACCGTGTCCATGGACCGTGGGATCCCGAGCACGGAATGTATTTCAATCCGGCAAAGACGCTAGTTGACCCTTACGCCAAAGCGATTTCGGGCGACGTGGATTGGAAGGCGCCGATCTTTGCCTATGATCTTGCGTCTGCCGATCCTCTCAAGATCGACGAGCAGGACAGTGCGCATGGGGTTCCAAAGTCCGTCGTCATCCATGATCCCTTTGACTGGTCGGATGACTGCCGCCCGGAGACGCCGCTGCCGGACTCCGTGATTTACGAGACCCACGTGAAGGGTTTCAGCTATCGCAATCCTGATATTCCAGAAAATATTCGCGGCACCTATGCGGGACTGGCTCACCCCTCGAGCATCGCTTACTTCAAGAATCTGGGAATCACCGCTGTCGAATTGCTGCCGATCCATCACTTCATCGACGAAGGAAATCTTGTCGACAAAGGCCTGCGCGATTACTGGGGCTACAACACGCTGGGCTACTTTGCACCGATGGCTAGATATAGTTCTTCCGGGGACCAGGGCGGCCAGGTGCGCGAGTTCAAGGAGATGGTGAAGGCGCTTCACGCCGCGGGTATCGAAGTGATCCTCGATGTGGTCTACAACCACACCTGCGAGGGCAATCACATGGGTCCGATGCTGAGTTGGAAGGGCGTCGACAATGCGACGTACTACCGGCTTGTGCAGGATAATCCGCAGTTCTACATGGACTATACCGGCACCGGCAACTCGCTGAACGTGCGCAATCCGCAGGTGCTGAAGATGATCATGGACTCGCTGCGCTACTGGGTCACGCACATGCACGTCGACGGATTCCGCTTTGATCTTGCGGCGACGCTGGCACGCGAGTTGCACGATGTAAGCAAACTTTCGTCGTTCTTCGACACGATTCACCAAGATCCGACCCTCGCTGAAGTGAAGTTGATTGCTGAACCGTGGGATGTCGGTGAGGGTGGCTATCAGGTCGGCCAGTTCCCTGTTCTGTGGGCCGAGTGGAATGGGAAGTATCGCGACACGGTGCGGCGATTCTGGAAAGGTGATGCGGGACAGCTTTCTGATTTTGCATATCGACTTACCGGGTCAAGCGATCTGTATCAATTTGACGGTCGCAAGCCATATGCCAGCATCAATTTCATTACCGCGCATGACGGTTTCACGCTCTGCGATCTGGTGAGCTACAACGAGAAGCACAACGAAGCCAACGGTGAAGATAATCGCGACGGTTCGGACAACAACGATTCGTGGAATATGGGAGCAGAGGGTCCGACCGACGATCCGGAGATCAACAAGCTGCGCGAACGGCAAATGCGCAACTTCCTTGCTACGCTTCTGCTTTCACAAGGCGTACCCATGTTGACCGGCGGCGATGAGGTTGCACGGTCGCAGATGGGCAACAACAACTGCTACTGCCAGGACGACGAGTTGACGTGGTTTGATTGGAATCTCGACGACCGGCGCAAGCGGCTGCGCGAGTTTACCTGCAGGATCATCCAGCTTCGCCTTGCCCATCCTAATTTGCACCGGCGCAAGTTCTTTCAGGATCGCGAAGTTCGCAAGCGCTCTGACGGTTCCCTGGTGCGCGTGGAAAAGGACGCGGCGTGGTTCAGTCCCGATGGCAATGAAGTTTCTGACGAGGCATGGAACGCCGAATGGAGTCGTGCGATTGCCCTGCTGCTGAATGGACGCACGCTGCAGGTTTCAGACGAAGAGGGAAAGCCGATTATCGATGACAGCTTCTTGATGTTGGTGAATGCGGCTGACCAGGGCGTGGAATTTACGCTGCCGGAATCACCCAGCGGTAAAGGCTGGCGTCAAGTTGTAGATACGGAAAATATCGACGATCCGTTTAGCGACGCTTCAGTTGATGGGTCCGTGATTGTGGGCGGGCGGACGCTGAAGCTTCTAAGTGACGGCGCAACCCGTCAGATTGCTGCTTCAAAGAACTAG
- a CDS encoding aminopeptidase P family protein, protein MDHARRIGLLRRRLTKTGLSGLLVTHLPDVRYLSGFTGSSAALAITRRSARLFTDGRYKTQAAAEVADAHVDIVTGPPAVAAVQWLAAQPQMESAGFDPTHTTVAELSRLRKELPSKLRRSFLTELAAPLIEPLRLIKDEDELKLMAEAALIGCELFEHILHHIRPGIPEVEIAAELEHQARLKGAEGMSFETIVASGERSALPHGKASLTLLPRKGFVTLDFGIIREGYCSDMTRTVCLGTPRAEERNAYEAVLLAQGNAVAAVAPGVSCGEVDEAARSILRKAGMADAFTHSTGHGVGIEIHESPRVGAEQKTRLQPGMVVTIEPGVYWPGKFGIRIEDMVAVTKTGGQIMTPAPKALIEL, encoded by the coding sequence ATGGATCACGCACGCAGAATCGGGCTTCTCCGCCGCCGTTTGACCAAAACCGGTCTCTCCGGCCTCCTTGTTACTCACCTTCCAGACGTCCGATATCTTTCTGGCTTCACCGGATCGAGCGCCGCTCTTGCAATCACGCGCCGTTCCGCGCGGCTGTTTACGGATGGCCGCTACAAGACGCAAGCCGCCGCTGAAGTAGCGGACGCGCATGTGGACATCGTCACGGGCCCTCCAGCCGTCGCCGCAGTGCAGTGGCTGGCAGCGCAGCCGCAGATGGAATCCGCCGGCTTTGATCCAACGCATACCACCGTCGCCGAGCTCTCCCGCCTGCGTAAAGAACTGCCCTCCAAGCTTCGGCGCAGCTTCCTCACCGAACTCGCCGCCCCGCTCATCGAACCGCTTCGTCTGATCAAGGATGAAGACGAACTGAAGTTGATGGCAGAAGCTGCTCTCATTGGCTGCGAACTCTTCGAGCACATCCTCCACCACATCCGTCCGGGTATACCGGAGGTCGAGATCGCCGCTGAACTCGAGCACCAGGCTCGCCTCAAGGGTGCTGAGGGCATGAGCTTTGAAACCATCGTCGCGTCCGGTGAACGCTCGGCTCTGCCGCATGGAAAAGCCTCCCTGACCCTCCTCCCGCGCAAGGGTTTCGTAACGCTCGACTTCGGTATAATCCGGGAGGGCTACTGCTCAGACATGACGCGAACCGTCTGCCTGGGCACGCCGCGAGCGGAAGAACGAAACGCATACGAAGCAGTCCTCTTGGCGCAGGGAAATGCAGTCGCAGCGGTCGCGCCGGGCGTAAGTTGTGGGGAAGTGGACGAGGCAGCACGCAGTATTCTGCGCAAAGCGGGAATGGCTGACGCCTTCACACATTCCACAGGCCACGGGGTCGGAATTGAGATTCACGAATCGCCGCGGGTCGGCGCGGAACAGAAAACAAGGCTGCAGCCGGGCATGGTTGTTACCATTGAACCCGGAGTTTATTGGCCGGGCAAGTTCGGCATACGCATCGAAGACATGGTAGCGGTGACTAAAACCGGCGGTCAGATCATGACGCCGGCACCCAAGGCACTGATCGAACTTTGA
- a CDS encoding PP2C family protein-serine/threonine phosphatase: MRRALLVTIALLMVASVQSLALQAHPRPPFHGFGRPPQAAPPPQAGQEPAIIDASSLGSPLILNKGWRVGISSDAKAANPEFDDSGWAIRDGKGTIADVAEPGEDSDRPDHEDKYAWFRLHLKLAPNHGPVALLIELPVSQSTPLNNSSSGPGADVYANGKLILPEGPHPDETFNYQQISRLYKLNISTSETSLTLAIRTLYVPFGLKGYTNFFYNRTLRLGNPEDLDRELQLWSVKTLFERLPRLVIAILLLFLSVFLVTLYFTQRGHPEYLWLALHELVQVPIGIIDQAGSSARLDNLLYGALYLQLVFVSAYLYFEFLVSFLGLKRRWYIKGLRYTAPILLLIAPAILMVGHNKAIGIMLAIVLVCAIFWVIAWAIFVFLTLIIATIKRNFEAGLLLIPLVLTLVGIIEPFLTGGMGDFGGVTYKSPLTIQAGPIPIHFAAIADFTGLLAIIVIIFVRFLRIHHEQERASGELAAARSVQELMIPREKVETPGYEVDSVYNPANEVGGDFFHVEPTADGGLLIILGDVAGKGLQAAMNVSMLMGALRRTSERSPARILESLNRVLIGSDSFTTCQVAWFGSDGEVVVANAGHLPPYLNTQEVRLPGGLPLGVVADVTYDEVRLYLHPGDRLLMMSDGVVEARQSSGELFGFDRVHNLSNQSAFYIADAAKAFGQEDDITVLTIRRLAKAMAA; the protein is encoded by the coding sequence GTGCGTCGGGCTCTGTTAGTGACGATCGCCTTGTTGATGGTGGCCTCAGTGCAAAGTCTTGCCCTGCAGGCGCATCCACGACCGCCATTCCATGGATTTGGAAGGCCACCGCAGGCTGCGCCACCACCTCAAGCAGGCCAGGAACCGGCAATTATCGACGCGAGCAGCCTGGGATCGCCCCTGATATTGAATAAAGGCTGGCGGGTGGGGATCAGTTCCGACGCCAAAGCGGCCAATCCGGAATTTGACGATTCCGGCTGGGCGATTCGGGACGGCAAAGGCACGATCGCCGATGTGGCGGAGCCGGGGGAGGACTCAGACCGCCCGGATCATGAAGACAAATACGCGTGGTTCAGGCTGCACCTGAAGCTGGCGCCGAATCATGGTCCTGTCGCGCTGCTGATCGAATTGCCGGTGTCCCAGAGCACCCCATTAAATAACAGCAGCAGCGGTCCAGGCGCCGATGTGTACGCTAATGGCAAGCTGATCCTTCCTGAAGGTCCGCACCCGGATGAGACGTTTAACTATCAGCAGATCTCGCGACTTTACAAACTTAATATTTCAACTTCCGAAACATCCCTCACACTGGCGATCCGCACCCTGTATGTCCCTTTCGGGCTTAAGGGATATACCAATTTCTTCTACAACCGGACCCTAAGACTGGGTAATCCTGAGGACCTGGACCGAGAACTGCAGTTGTGGTCGGTCAAGACGCTGTTTGAGCGGCTGCCCCGGCTGGTGATTGCGATCCTGCTACTTTTCCTCTCGGTTTTTCTGGTAACTCTTTATTTCACGCAGAGGGGTCACCCGGAGTATCTGTGGCTGGCCCTGCATGAGCTGGTGCAGGTTCCGATCGGCATAATCGATCAGGCCGGGAGTTCCGCGCGCCTCGATAACCTCTTGTACGGCGCGCTTTATCTCCAACTCGTTTTCGTCTCCGCCTATCTCTACTTCGAGTTTCTGGTATCGTTTCTGGGCCTTAAGCGGCGGTGGTACATCAAGGGGCTGCGCTATACGGCGCCGATTCTCCTCTTGATTGCGCCGGCGATTCTGATGGTTGGACACAATAAGGCAATCGGCATCATGCTGGCGATTGTGCTGGTCTGCGCCATTTTCTGGGTAATTGCCTGGGCGATTTTTGTTTTCCTGACCTTGATCATCGCCACAATCAAACGGAATTTCGAAGCGGGGCTGTTGCTGATTCCGCTGGTGCTGACACTCGTGGGCATTATCGAGCCGTTCCTGACCGGCGGCATGGGAGACTTTGGCGGGGTAACCTACAAATCGCCGCTTACTATTCAGGCGGGACCGATCCCGATTCACTTTGCCGCAATCGCGGACTTTACCGGTCTGCTGGCGATTATCGTCATCATCTTTGTGCGGTTCCTGCGCATTCACCACGAGCAGGAGCGTGCCAGCGGCGAACTGGCGGCGGCGCGCAGCGTGCAGGAGTTGATGATTCCCCGCGAGAAAGTGGAAACGCCGGGCTATGAAGTGGATTCGGTCTACAACCCCGCCAACGAAGTGGGTGGTGACTTCTTCCACGTAGAGCCTACTGCGGATGGCGGACTGCTGATCATCCTGGGCGACGTGGCTGGCAAAGGTCTGCAGGCGGCGATGAACGTCTCGATGTTGATGGGCGCGCTGCGACGCACTTCAGAAAGAAGTCCGGCAAGAATTCTCGAGTCTCTGAACAGGGTGTTGATCGGAAGCGACAGCTTCACTACATGCCAGGTGGCGTGGTTCGGATCGGATGGCGAGGTCGTCGTGGCAAATGCCGGACACTTGCCTCCTTATCTGAACACGCAGGAAGTTCGCCTGCCGGGTGGATTGCCTTTGGGTGTGGTTGCCGATGTGACCTATGACGAGGTCCGGCTTTATCTGCATCCGGGTGACCGGCTGCTGATGATGTCGGACGGTGTTGTTGAGGCGCGACAGAGTTCTGGCGAGTTGTTTGGATTCGATCGCGTTCACAATCTCAGCAACCAGTCAGCGTTTTATATTGCCGACGCGGCGAAGGCGTTTGGACAGGAAGACGACATTACGGTTCTGACGATTCGGCGACTGGCCAAAGCGATGGCTGCGTAG
- a CDS encoding M48 family metallopeptidase, translating to MAAVFNGSKAGLVATLAFAMAAALGAQSTPQATPSSPTDPTAAPAQTSPQSNPPAATTAPASAPSTQPAAGTAPVSGDTPAQPAAQDGKKDSSATDAAAAKASAQIADCVPSDTADKKDKKDKKKDKGKDNPCPAGTEPVAGDVAAVSVDPQKVVEVGSEKVSVKPGSIDDVGAVGNRNIGGRGMGNWYSTDTEIKMGKGYSMEIEKSTRFITDPVITEYVNRIGQNIVKNSDCKVPFTIKVIDSDEINAMALPGGFFYVNSGLILNADEEAELAGVMAHETAHVCAHHAVREQTRMNYVQLGTIPLIMMTGYSWTGYGIYEATQFAVPMTFLKFSRDFEAQADFLGIQYMYRAGYDPQAFIAFFEKVQALEKRKPGLVAKAFSDHPQTPDRILHSQEEIAKILPARDEYTVTTSEFDDVKARLARIENKRRLTDSKDKNKPSLRRASTTGDDKNGQASGDNSGDDRPTLHRREDQN from the coding sequence ATGGCAGCAGTATTCAACGGTTCAAAGGCAGGCCTGGTGGCAACATTGGCATTCGCAATGGCTGCGGCACTGGGTGCGCAGTCTACGCCTCAGGCAACACCATCCTCACCGACCGATCCGACTGCGGCACCGGCGCAAACAAGTCCGCAGTCCAACCCGCCCGCAGCGACCACTGCGCCTGCCAGCGCCCCTTCAACCCAGCCGGCGGCCGGAACCGCGCCTGTATCCGGCGACACCCCCGCTCAGCCTGCCGCGCAGGATGGCAAAAAGGATTCAAGCGCGACGGACGCCGCGGCCGCCAAGGCGAGCGCCCAGATTGCAGACTGCGTTCCGTCCGATACGGCTGACAAGAAAGACAAAAAGGACAAGAAGAAAGACAAAGGCAAGGACAATCCTTGCCCCGCCGGAACAGAGCCCGTTGCCGGTGACGTAGCCGCCGTCAGCGTGGATCCGCAGAAAGTAGTGGAAGTCGGCAGCGAGAAGGTCAGCGTCAAGCCCGGAAGCATCGATGATGTTGGCGCCGTAGGCAATCGCAACATCGGTGGTCGCGGTATGGGCAACTGGTACTCCACCGATACCGAGATCAAAATGGGCAAGGGCTACTCCATGGAGATCGAGAAGAGTACCCGCTTCATCACCGATCCCGTAATCACCGAATACGTGAACCGCATCGGCCAGAACATCGTCAAGAACTCCGACTGCAAGGTGCCCTTCACTATCAAGGTCATCGATTCGGATGAAATCAACGCCATGGCTTTGCCCGGTGGGTTCTTCTATGTCAACTCCGGCCTGATTCTCAACGCAGATGAGGAAGCCGAGTTGGCCGGCGTCATGGCTCATGAGACTGCCCACGTCTGCGCCCACCACGCGGTGCGCGAACAGACGCGTATGAATTATGTCCAGCTAGGTACCATCCCGCTGATTATGATGACCGGGTATAGCTGGACCGGTTATGGGATCTACGAGGCGACACAATTTGCAGTGCCGATGACCTTCCTCAAGTTCTCCCGCGACTTTGAAGCGCAGGCTGACTTCCTGGGAATTCAGTACATGTACCGCGCAGGCTACGATCCGCAGGCTTTCATTGCCTTCTTCGAGAAGGTACAGGCCCTGGAAAAACGCAAGCCCGGCCTGGTAGCGAAGGCATTCTCTGACCACCCTCAGACTCCGGATCGTATCCTCCACTCGCAAGAGGAGATCGCAAAAATCCTTCCCGCACGCGATGAGTACACGGTCACGACTTCCGAATTCGACGACGTTAAGGCGAGGCTGGCACGCATTGAAAACAAACGCCGCCTAACTGACAGCAAAGACAAGAACAAGCCCTCCCTGCGCCGTGCGAGCACCACCGGCGACGACAAAAATGGACAGGCATCCGGCGACAACAGCGGTGACGATCGCCCAACCCTCCACCGTCGCGAAGATCAGAATTAA
- a CDS encoding inositol-3-phosphate synthase: protein MSTEEQSGQKTAIVKPEPAKGKLGVMVVGLGAVATTMIAGVEAVRRGLAKPIGSLTQMGTVRLGKRTDNKSPLVKEFVPIADLNDIVFTGWDIFEDNVYESAAHAKVLDKETLEQLKPYLETIKPLPAVFDQFYVKRLHGTHVKTGKNKRDLAEQVRADIQAFRKTVDRVVMIWCGSTEIFLEPSAVHQSIEAFEKGLEANDPGIAPSQIYAYAALTEGVPFANGAPNLTVDVPAMIELSKKNAAPICGKDFKTGQTFMKTVLAPAFKARLLGVSGWYSTNILGNRDGEVLDDPESFKTKEESKLGSLEYIFQPELYPDLYKNIFHKVRINYYPPRGDNKEGWDNIDIFGWLGYPMQIKVDFLCRDSILAAPIALDLVLFLDLAKRTPSLKSIGIQEWLSFYLKSPQTREGLYPEHDLFIQSMKLKNTLRHIMGADLITHLGLEYYD from the coding sequence ATGAGCACTGAAGAGCAAAGCGGCCAGAAGACCGCTATCGTAAAGCCCGAGCCAGCCAAGGGCAAGCTCGGAGTCATGGTTGTGGGATTGGGCGCTGTCGCGACCACGATGATCGCCGGCGTTGAAGCGGTGCGGCGTGGCCTTGCAAAGCCGATTGGCTCGCTCACACAGATGGGCACAGTCCGCCTGGGGAAACGCACCGATAACAAGTCTCCGCTGGTCAAGGAATTCGTTCCGATCGCGGACCTGAACGATATTGTCTTCACCGGTTGGGACATCTTCGAAGACAATGTCTACGAAAGCGCCGCGCATGCCAAGGTGCTCGACAAGGAAACGCTGGAGCAGCTCAAGCCCTACCTTGAAACCATCAAGCCTCTGCCCGCCGTCTTCGACCAGTTCTACGTTAAGCGCTTGCATGGCACTCATGTAAAGACGGGCAAGAACAAGCGTGATCTCGCTGAACAAGTGCGCGCTGACATTCAAGCCTTTAGAAAAACCGTCGATCGTGTCGTAATGATCTGGTGCGGCTCGACTGAAATCTTTCTTGAGCCCAGCGCCGTTCATCAGTCCATCGAAGCATTTGAAAAGGGACTAGAGGCCAACGACCCTGGCATCGCACCTTCGCAGATCTACGCTTACGCCGCGCTCACTGAAGGCGTCCCGTTTGCCAACGGCGCGCCGAATCTGACGGTCGACGTGCCCGCCATGATCGAGCTTTCGAAAAAGAACGCAGCTCCGATCTGCGGCAAGGACTTTAAGACCGGCCAGACCTTCATGAAGACGGTGCTCGCGCCAGCCTTCAAAGCGCGGCTCCTTGGCGTTTCAGGCTGGTACTCCACCAATATCCTCGGGAACCGAGACGGCGAAGTCCTCGACGATCCGGAGTCCTTCAAGACCAAGGAAGAGTCAAAGCTGGGTTCACTCGAATACATCTTCCAGCCCGAACTTTATCCCGACCTCTACAAGAACATCTTCCACAAAGTCCGCATCAACTATTACCCGCCGCGCGGCGACAACAAGGAAGGTTGGGACAACATCGACATCTTCGGATGGTTAGGCTATCCGATGCAGATAAAGGTTGATTTCCTCTGCCGCGACTCCATTCTCGCTGCCCCCATCGCACTCGACCTGGTCCTGTTCCTTGACCTCGCCAAGCGTACGCCGTCGCTCAAGTCCATCGGTATTCAGGAGTGGCTGAGTTTCTACCTGAAGTCTCCGCAGACACGCGAAGGCCTGTACCCTGAGCACGACCTTTTCATCCAGTCGATGAAGCTCAAGAACACCCTTCGTCACATTATGGGCGCCGACCTGATCACCCACCTCGGCCTCGAATACTACGACTGA
- a CDS encoding tetratricopeptide repeat protein: MLFSVQASRSAVSMVAALLSLLFSTHAQDLPRPAVTDLAWAGATPELKVRLAGLEENVKIAVAANDLRSQALALDRIGALYFTHKNASQALKYFQQVLPIVRKLKQRTAEATALSDIGAANFALGRPEDALDAFKLALPIWREVGNHDHEAATLGDIGEVFRALNDQEEALHFDQQAFPLYVLAGNHDGQAAVLNNIGLVYYASHDKKRALDTFQKAFEMYRSSMNLAGQAQTLNNIGGTYNELKNPRKAIEQFQQAIPILREMGDRKGEATALNNLASAFSRLGDDKRALEYYQQAEEAFRDAGDESDERAVIRNINQLYADLRSSASKADPPKSFP, translated from the coding sequence ATGCTCTTCTCCGTCCAAGCCTCTCGGTCGGCAGTATCCATGGTTGCCGCCCTTCTCTCGCTCCTCTTCTCGACTCATGCACAGGACCTTCCGCGACCTGCTGTCACCGACCTCGCATGGGCCGGAGCGACACCAGAACTGAAAGTCAGGCTTGCCGGGCTTGAAGAGAACGTCAAGATTGCGGTGGCTGCAAATGACCTGCGATCTCAAGCGCTCGCTCTTGATCGAATTGGAGCCTTATATTTCACACACAAGAACGCATCTCAAGCGCTGAAGTATTTTCAGCAAGTCCTTCCAATTGTGCGCAAGCTCAAGCAGCGCACCGCGGAAGCAACCGCGCTCTCCGACATCGGTGCCGCCAACTTCGCACTAGGCCGCCCGGAAGATGCGCTCGACGCCTTCAAACTTGCCCTTCCAATCTGGCGCGAAGTCGGAAACCATGATCACGAGGCGGCGACTCTCGGCGATATCGGTGAGGTCTTCCGCGCACTCAACGATCAGGAAGAGGCTCTCCATTTCGATCAGCAAGCATTCCCGCTTTATGTGCTGGCCGGTAATCACGACGGACAGGCTGCGGTGCTGAACAATATCGGCCTTGTTTACTATGCCTCCCATGACAAGAAGAGAGCGCTCGACACGTTTCAGAAAGCATTCGAGATGTATCGAAGCTCTATGAACCTTGCGGGCCAAGCCCAGACACTCAACAATATTGGCGGAACCTATAACGAACTGAAAAATCCTCGCAAAGCGATTGAGCAATTTCAGCAGGCTATCCCCATCTTGAGAGAAATGGGAGACAGAAAAGGAGAGGCGACGGCCCTCAACAATCTCGCCTCGGCCTTTTCGCGTCTGGGCGATGACAAGCGCGCCTTGGAGTATTACCAGCAGGCCGAGGAAGCATTTCGCGACGCCGGAGACGAAAGCGATGAAAGAGCCGTGATACGGAACATCAATCAGCTCTATGCTGACTTGCGTAGTAGCGCGTCTAAGGCCGACCCCCCAAAGAGCTTTCCCTGA
- a CDS encoding DedA family protein, whose protein sequence is MTERILPYLIHFVTQVIGSLGYAGIAALMGIESACIPLPSEIIMPFAGYLVYTGRFSLFWAATAGAIGCNLGSVIAYWVGAAGGRPLVERYGRWVLMSHHDLDRMTTFFEKYGTITVLLGRLLPVVRTFIAFPAGVARMPQLRFHIYTFIGSWPWCYALAYVGMKLGEAWHTDPRFHEWFHRFHLVVELGLLAAIVWFVWTHINRFRRTSEA, encoded by the coding sequence ATGACCGAAAGAATTCTGCCCTATTTGATCCACTTCGTAACCCAGGTCATCGGCTCATTGGGATACGCCGGCATTGCCGCCCTCATGGGCATCGAATCCGCCTGCATCCCGCTTCCCAGCGAAATCATCATGCCCTTCGCCGGATACCTGGTGTACACCGGACGGTTCAGCCTGTTCTGGGCCGCTACAGCAGGTGCCATCGGCTGCAACCTGGGCTCCGTCATCGCTTATTGGGTTGGAGCCGCAGGCGGTCGTCCGCTGGTGGAGCGCTATGGTCGCTGGGTGCTTATGAGCCACCATGACCTCGATCGAATGACGACGTTCTTCGAGAAGTATGGCACCATCACTGTTTTGCTTGGCCGCCTGCTTCCCGTGGTGCGCACCTTCATTGCATTCCCGGCTGGCGTAGCGCGTATGCCGCAACTGCGGTTTCATATCTACACGTTTATAGGTTCATGGCCATGGTGTTACGCGCTGGCTTACGTCGGCATGAAGCTCGGCGAAGCGTGGCACACTGATCCGCGCTTCCATGAATGGTTTCATCGTTTTCATCTCGTCGTTGAGTTGGGCCTGCTGGCGGCGATCGTCTGGTTTGTGTGGACGCACATCAACCGCTTTCGTCGAACGAGCGAAGCCTGA
- a CDS encoding helix-turn-helix domain-containing protein → MRSAARSNLLVPEIREVMDIRQASDYLGISPDTLYKYASEGFVPAFKLGNRWRFKRSRLDEWMDRQSEIQAAEFNPEMKKPVKPAM, encoded by the coding sequence ATGCGTTCTGCCGCTCGTTCTAATCTTCTTGTCCCTGAAATCCGCGAAGTAATGGATATCCGCCAGGCGTCGGATTACCTGGGTATCTCGCCCGACACACTCTACAAATACGCCTCCGAAGGCTTCGTGCCCGCATTCAAACTGGGCAACCGCTGGCGCTTCAAACGCTCCCGTCTCGACGAATGGATGGACCGCCAATCCGAAATACAGGCTGCTGAGTTCAATCCCGAGATGAAGAAGCCCGTCAAGCCGGCGATGTGA